A single region of the Marinobacter salinus genome encodes:
- a CDS encoding type II secretion system protein N: protein MALLNADAQGRVSRIVANLLLLGLVVHLGLAAAKVTWLVAWDDKPAPKAPVSAVGNGLSERGLAYPMASYDFFGRPAKQAGVADVVKRSAPETGLRLRLEGVLVGQRPEDSGAIVAGSNGETAYYRVGDLLPGNAELAEVESTRILIRRGGRYESLTFEEADSSALVAEVPQAPAESSPEAFLENARAELDSQGVAALNAYGLNPVDASGQSGYVYDGSSAMLNAVNLQAGDVITAINGQRLGDIEQDRSLLESWRGQPQLDIEIERDGSILTISYAIPEQWR from the coding sequence ATGGCGCTCCTGAATGCCGATGCACAAGGCAGGGTTTCCCGGATCGTGGCAAACCTCCTGTTGCTTGGATTGGTGGTGCATTTAGGACTGGCCGCAGCGAAGGTAACCTGGCTGGTTGCGTGGGATGACAAACCAGCGCCGAAAGCGCCGGTATCTGCTGTTGGCAATGGGCTTTCGGAGCGAGGGCTTGCTTACCCCATGGCCAGTTATGACTTTTTTGGACGCCCTGCGAAACAGGCCGGTGTCGCTGATGTGGTCAAACGTTCGGCGCCGGAAACAGGCTTGCGTTTGCGGCTTGAAGGCGTTCTGGTGGGACAGCGCCCGGAGGACTCCGGTGCTATAGTTGCTGGGAGTAATGGGGAAACGGCGTATTACCGTGTTGGAGACCTGTTGCCAGGTAATGCGGAGCTGGCCGAAGTGGAGTCAACACGCATATTGATCCGCCGGGGCGGGCGATATGAATCGCTGACGTTCGAGGAGGCCGATTCCTCCGCACTGGTTGCAGAGGTGCCCCAGGCACCGGCAGAATCCTCCCCCGAGGCGTTTTTGGAAAATGCCCGGGCTGAGCTGGACAGTCAAGGGGTGGCCGCTCTTAATGCCTACGGGCTGAACCCGGTGGATGCAAGCGGGCAGTCCGGTTACGTTTATGATGGCTCCAGTGCCATGCTCAATGCCGTAAACCTTCAGGCCGGGGACGTGATTACCGCCATCAACGGCCAGCGGCTGGGTGACATCGAACAGGACAGATCCCTGCTGGAAAGCTGGCGTGGCCAGCCGCAGCTGGATATTGAAATAGAACGTGACGGATCGATCCTCACCATAAGTTATGCCATACCCGAGCAGTGGCGCTGA
- the gspN gene encoding type II secretion system protein N produces the protein MSDTETKSFLRPGKIITLVLLAALVYLAALVIWVPAGWLWQQASARVALPKQVQVQQVSGRLWDGAAGLVVAGYPARLDWRLGWPSLSGLSLPIAVSLASSESLVEGNVTIGWPARAEVNARGRLAVAEFEDLIRRSGGAMIEGDVTVDRLHLVWADNRVSRAEGIGRWAGGQVSWPMGGQTGQAQFPPMQANLDTTQGGVALTVSEQGGDGPAADASVLWNGMMELRVYKRMVDLAGQPWSDSASPGDVVFRVRQPLLPGAG, from the coding sequence ATGAGTGACACTGAAACCAAATCTTTTCTCCGCCCCGGCAAGATCATTACCCTTGTTTTGCTGGCGGCACTGGTTTATCTGGCCGCATTGGTTATTTGGGTGCCCGCCGGCTGGCTCTGGCAGCAAGCGTCTGCGCGCGTGGCACTGCCAAAACAAGTTCAGGTGCAGCAGGTATCCGGGCGCCTATGGGACGGGGCGGCGGGCCTGGTTGTAGCCGGCTATCCGGCGCGCCTTGACTGGCGTTTGGGTTGGCCTTCGCTGTCTGGGCTCTCCCTGCCCATCGCCGTATCGTTGGCGTCCTCGGAGTCTCTGGTAGAGGGTAATGTTACGATCGGCTGGCCTGCCCGAGCCGAGGTGAACGCCCGGGGCAGGCTGGCCGTTGCAGAGTTTGAGGATCTGATTCGTCGCAGCGGCGGTGCCATGATCGAAGGTGATGTTACCGTTGATCGTTTGCATCTTGTTTGGGCGGACAACCGTGTCTCCCGGGCCGAAGGTATCGGCCGCTGGGCCGGCGGGCAGGTTTCCTGGCCTATGGGTGGCCAGACCGGTCAGGCGCAGTTCCCGCCGATGCAGGCAAATCTGGATACTACCCAGGGCGGGGTTGCTCTTACTGTTTCGGAGCAGGGTGGTGACGGGCCGGCCGCAGATGCATCTGTGCTCTGGAACGGCATGATGGAGTTGCGGGTATATAAACGGATGGTGGACCTGGCTGGCCAGCCCTGGTCGGATTCCGCCAGCCCCGGCGATGTTGTCTTCCGTGTCAGGCAGCCGTTGCTGCCGGGAGCAGGTTGA
- the groL gene encoding chaperonin GroEL (60 kDa chaperone family; promotes refolding of misfolded polypeptides especially under stressful conditions; forms two stacked rings of heptamers to form a barrel-shaped 14mer; ends can be capped by GroES; misfolded proteins enter the barrel where they are refolded when GroES binds), translating into MAAKEVKFGDSARKRMVAGVNILADAVKVTLGPKGRNVVLEKSFGAPTVTKDGVSVAKEIELKDKFENMGAQMVKEVASQTNDSAGDGTTTATVLAQAIVREGIKAVSAGMNPMDLKRGIDKATIAAVQAIRDLAKPCDDNRNIAQVGTISANGDESIGKIIADAMERVGKEGVITVEEGRGLEDELDVVEGMQFDRGYLSPYFINNQDNMSVELDDPFILLVDKKVSNIRELLPVLEAVAKAGKPLMIIAEDIEGEALATLVVNNMRGIVKVAAVKAPGFGDRRKEMLQDIAILTGGTVISEEVGLTLENTTLDDLGTAKRINITKENTTVINGAGAQADIEARVEQIRKQIEDSSSDYDKEKLQERVAKLAGGVAVIKIGAGSEVEMKEKKARVEDALHSTRAAVEEGVVAGGGVTLIRAIAALDAVDAINEEQKAGVNILRRAMEAPLRQIVQNAGGEPSVVVNNIRGGEGSYGYNASTEEYGDMLEMGILDPAKVTRSALQAAASVASLIITTEAMIADEPEDEQAGGGMPDMGGMGGMGGMGGMM; encoded by the coding sequence ATGGCAGCAAAAGAAGTCAAATTCGGTGATAGCGCCCGCAAGCGCATGGTCGCAGGTGTCAACATCCTGGCGGACGCGGTTAAGGTAACCCTGGGCCCGAAAGGCCGGAACGTGGTTCTGGAGAAATCCTTCGGTGCGCCGACCGTCACCAAAGACGGTGTTTCTGTCGCCAAGGAAATCGAGCTGAAAGACAAGTTCGAGAACATGGGCGCTCAGATGGTCAAGGAAGTTGCTTCCCAGACCAACGACAGTGCTGGTGACGGCACCACCACCGCGACCGTTCTGGCTCAGGCGATTGTTCGCGAAGGTATCAAGGCGGTTTCAGCGGGCATGAACCCGATGGACCTGAAGCGTGGTATCGACAAGGCGACCATCGCTGCTGTTCAGGCTATTCGTGATCTGGCCAAGCCCTGCGACGACAATCGCAACATCGCCCAGGTTGGCACCATCTCCGCCAACGGCGACGAGAGCATCGGTAAGATCATCGCGGATGCGATGGAGCGCGTAGGCAAAGAAGGCGTTATTACCGTTGAGGAAGGCCGTGGCCTGGAAGACGAGCTGGACGTGGTTGAAGGTATGCAGTTCGATCGCGGCTACCTGTCTCCGTACTTCATCAACAACCAGGACAACATGTCCGTCGAGCTTGATGACCCGTTCATCCTGCTGGTAGACAAGAAAGTGTCCAACATTCGCGAACTGCTGCCAGTACTGGAAGCTGTTGCGAAGGCCGGCAAGCCGCTGATGATCATCGCTGAAGACATCGAAGGCGAAGCGCTGGCGACTCTGGTTGTGAACAACATGCGTGGCATCGTGAAAGTGGCTGCTGTCAAGGCACCAGGTTTCGGTGACCGTCGTAAGGAAATGCTGCAGGACATCGCCATTCTGACCGGCGGTACTGTTATTTCCGAAGAAGTCGGCCTGACTCTGGAAAACACCACTCTGGACGACCTGGGCACTGCCAAGCGCATCAACATCACCAAGGAAAACACCACGGTGATCAATGGCGCTGGTGCACAGGCGGATATTGAAGCCCGTGTTGAGCAGATCCGTAAGCAGATCGAAGACAGCTCTTCGGACTACGACAAGGAGAAGCTGCAGGAGCGTGTGGCCAAGTTGGCTGGCGGTGTTGCTGTGATCAAGATCGGTGCCGGCTCCGAAGTTGAAATGAAAGAGAAGAAGGCCCGTGTTGAAGATGCGCTGCACTCAACCCGCGCTGCGGTTGAAGAAGGTGTGGTTGCCGGTGGTGGCGTCACTCTGATTCGCGCGATTGCCGCTCTGGACGCTGTAGACGCGATCAACGAAGAGCAGAAGGCAGGCGTGAACATCCTGCGCCGTGCGATGGAAGCGCCTCTGCGCCAGATCGTTCAGAACGCCGGCGGCGAGCCGTCTGTTGTCGTTAACAACATTCGCGGTGGCGAAGGTAGCTATGGCTACAACGCTTCCACCGAAGAATACGGCGACATGCTGGAAATGGGTATCCTGGATCCTGCCAAGGTAACCCGCTCTGCACTGCAGGCTGCAGCTTCCGTTGCGTCCCTGATCATCACCACCGAGGCGATGATTGCTGACGAGCCGGAAGACGAGCAAGCTGGCGGCGGTATGCCTGATATGGGCGGTATGGGTGGAATGGGAGGCATGGGCGGCATGATGTAA
- a CDS encoding LemA family protein — protein MGTTLIGLIVIAVAVIYLVVIYNRLVSLRNQFKNGFAQIDVQLQRRHDLIPNLVEAAKAYLSHEKSTLTQVMEARNNAVSAQKDAAKDPGDGTKIQRLGGAENLLTKALANFYAVAENYPELKANETIQQLMEELSSTENRVAFARQAYNDGVMTYNTFREQFPNNILAGMFSFKETAQLELESPEARQAPKVAF, from the coding sequence ATGGGAACCACCCTAATCGGCCTGATCGTGATTGCCGTCGCTGTCATTTATCTGGTGGTCATATACAACCGCCTTGTATCCCTGAGAAACCAGTTTAAAAACGGTTTCGCACAGATCGATGTTCAGCTTCAGCGCCGGCATGACCTGATCCCCAATCTCGTGGAGGCTGCCAAGGCCTACCTCAGCCATGAAAAAAGCACGCTCACCCAGGTTATGGAAGCGCGCAACAATGCGGTCAGCGCCCAGAAAGATGCCGCGAAGGATCCCGGGGACGGAACCAAAATTCAGCGCCTTGGCGGTGCCGAAAATCTCCTGACCAAGGCCTTGGCCAATTTCTATGCGGTGGCAGAAAACTACCCCGAACTGAAGGCCAACGAGACTATCCAGCAATTGATGGAAGAGCTTTCCAGCACCGAGAATCGGGTCGCCTTCGCTCGCCAGGCATACAACGACGGCGTGATGACCTACAACACCTTCCGCGAGCAGTTCCCCAACAACATTCTTGCAGGTATGTTTTCCTTCAAGGAAACCGCTCAGCTGGAACTGGAGTCTCCCGAGGCTCGTCAGGCTCCCAAAGTCGCCTTTTGA
- a CDS encoding M48 family metallopeptidase yields the protein MAHPGFFQRQASARRNTSLLVCLFLTAVALITLAVCLVGYFVTRSESSALAFHHWLLSRHGLWTAGAVVALIVAGSLIRWIDLAGGGARVANMVGARAIDPDTRDNDERKLRNIVEEMAIASGVPVPELYVMDNETGINAFVAGYTSGEAVLVVTHGAITQLSRDELQGVVGHEFSHIFNGDMRLNVRLIALLAGILMIGQIGTFLLRASFFSSHRSLRSSRDSRGQAAIGVIGIALLVIGYLGVFFGRLIQAAVSRQREMLADASSVQFTRNPEGIAGALFKIGLKGGYLDTTSHASDMNHMCFGESARMKFTALLASHPPIEERINRIQPGMLVRLRSRLRDTEPRANLRAATVSARPGMAAGFSGISDDIYSPVSRKRTSPLVSSASTPPAGTKLSERVGTVNSEGEDFAVRLLARLPATFRGLLYTRAGAVQLCYALLISELSREQQRERMELIPSHPILGGEPGLLEKLVPALKSIGEGVRFPALELAMPALRKLDPEEREGLMSNVQKLVAADHRVSLFELALTSFLSRHLGPDASRAMPVKYRSYRPVMPALQRLLSLLARAGTSSSGDAEQLYTEAMAGFNDTRKGEQPVLEKVTMRQLREALTALNGLSPLLKPAIIDACGHCITHDGRIDVREYELMRLVADQMDCPMPPLTA from the coding sequence ATGGCGCACCCCGGTTTTTTTCAGCGCCAGGCCTCGGCCAGGCGCAACACCAGCCTGCTGGTATGTTTATTCCTGACAGCGGTGGCGCTGATCACCCTCGCCGTCTGCCTGGTGGGCTACTTTGTCACCCGCAGCGAATCATCCGCATTGGCCTTTCACCACTGGCTACTCTCCAGGCATGGCCTTTGGACCGCCGGTGCGGTGGTCGCCCTGATTGTTGCCGGCTCCCTGATTCGCTGGATTGACCTGGCTGGCGGCGGTGCGAGGGTTGCCAACATGGTGGGCGCACGCGCCATCGATCCGGATACCCGGGACAATGATGAGCGAAAGCTCCGGAACATCGTTGAAGAAATGGCCATTGCCAGCGGCGTCCCGGTGCCGGAACTCTACGTTATGGACAACGAAACCGGCATCAATGCCTTTGTCGCGGGTTATACCTCCGGCGAAGCCGTTCTTGTCGTCACCCACGGCGCTATTACCCAGCTCAGCCGGGACGAGCTCCAGGGTGTGGTCGGCCATGAGTTCAGCCATATCTTCAACGGCGACATGCGTCTGAACGTGCGCCTCATCGCTCTTCTGGCCGGCATCCTGATGATTGGCCAGATCGGCACCTTCCTGCTCCGCGCATCCTTTTTCAGCAGCCACCGGTCATTGCGCTCCTCACGGGACAGCCGGGGTCAGGCTGCAATCGGTGTAATCGGCATCGCGCTCCTCGTGATCGGCTACCTCGGCGTGTTCTTCGGACGGCTGATCCAGGCGGCGGTCTCCCGCCAGCGGGAAATGCTGGCCGATGCCTCATCGGTCCAGTTCACCCGCAATCCGGAGGGCATAGCGGGCGCACTGTTCAAAATCGGGCTCAAAGGCGGCTACCTGGACACGACCAGTCACGCCAGTGACATGAACCACATGTGCTTTGGCGAAAGCGCCCGGATGAAGTTTACCGCTCTACTTGCCTCCCATCCCCCGATTGAGGAACGCATTAACCGCATTCAGCCCGGGATGCTGGTGAGATTACGCAGTCGGCTCAGGGACACCGAACCACGGGCGAACCTCCGTGCCGCCACAGTCTCAGCCCGACCTGGCATGGCAGCTGGCTTTTCCGGGATCTCGGATGACATCTACAGCCCGGTCAGCCGGAAAAGAACCTCACCGCTGGTCTCTTCCGCATCGACGCCTCCGGCCGGTACCAAGCTGTCTGAGCGCGTAGGAACGGTGAATAGCGAGGGTGAGGATTTCGCTGTTCGTTTGCTGGCAAGGTTGCCCGCGACTTTCCGGGGCCTGCTATACACCCGTGCCGGTGCAGTCCAGCTCTGCTATGCACTGCTGATCAGCGAACTTTCACGGGAGCAGCAGCGTGAGCGGATGGAGCTGATTCCCTCCCACCCCATCCTTGGCGGTGAACCGGGGCTTCTGGAAAAGCTCGTTCCCGCCTTGAAGAGCATTGGCGAGGGCGTACGCTTTCCTGCACTGGAACTGGCTATGCCAGCTTTGCGCAAGCTGGATCCTGAGGAGCGCGAGGGGCTGATGAGCAATGTTCAGAAACTGGTTGCGGCAGATCACCGGGTGAGTCTGTTCGAGCTGGCACTGACAAGCTTTCTGTCACGGCACCTCGGCCCGGACGCCAGTCGCGCCATGCCGGTCAAATACCGGAGCTATCGGCCTGTCATGCCTGCACTCCAGCGACTCCTGAGCCTGCTTGCCCGCGCCGGGACATCATCTTCTGGCGATGCCGAGCAGCTCTACACGGAAGCCATGGCAGGTTTTAACGACACACGTAAGGGAGAGCAGCCAGTACTGGAAAAAGTCACCATGCGTCAGCTGAGGGAAGCTCTGACAGCACTTAACGGGCTCTCACCGCTGCTTAAACCGGCAATCATTGATGCCTGCGGCCATTGCATTACCCACGACGGGCGCATTGATGTGCGGGAGTATGAACTCATGAGACTGGTGGCGGACCAGATGGATTGTCCGATGCCGCCCCTGACGGCCTGA
- the gspD gene encoding type II secretion system secretin GspD, protein MYNHKTNMFRAIALLILLPLMSMAYGQDETWRLNLKDADIRAFVTQVADITGYSFVVDPRVKGKVTVLSSAPMNRDEIYDLFLAVLNVHGFTAIPGEEVIKIVQQVDAKQSAESLTRFATTPSEQLITRVIQIDNANALELVPILRPLVAKYGHLAGVAAANALIISDHSSNIQRIEQIVRELDSPSKYEVEVLQLKEAWVGDMVTLLQELAPDELGRTGGENAARKYSVTADERSNRLILRGDKTFRDKMRGLIRQLDQPSATGGATKVIRLKHADAKNLTEILKGVMGELVKESGGGSGAAGGGAKPNSNFAVFADEGLNALVVRGEPSLMQEAEEIVAQLDVRRAQVLIEAAIVEISDELGEDLGVQLAVGDESGQSTPVAGTNFGNVGRSLGEVLTAILSGSVITPTTGGITIGAGQRNEDGITWGVLLQALSTSAAANLLSTPSIITLDNQESEIIVGQNVPFRTGQSTVTGDGTTNPFTTIERRDIGLTLKVTPTISADGLVRLVVEQTTENVADSIENASDIVTNKREIKTTVLADDGETIVLGGLTRDDYQVNKSKVPVLGDIPVLGRLFSSESERRVKRNLLVFLRPKIMLGKEEAVAVTTDKFNKLWDVKLDVRKKLGLPDSEHRPGTEVLFSPGSGQSIK, encoded by the coding sequence ATGTATAACCACAAGACCAATATGTTTCGGGCAATTGCTCTGCTTATCCTGCTTCCCCTTATGTCCATGGCATACGGGCAGGATGAAACCTGGCGACTGAACCTCAAAGATGCAGATATCCGTGCTTTCGTTACCCAGGTTGCGGACATTACCGGTTACAGCTTTGTGGTGGACCCGAGAGTGAAGGGTAAGGTGACTGTGCTTTCGAGCGCACCGATGAACAGGGACGAGATTTACGATTTGTTTCTGGCGGTCCTCAATGTGCATGGCTTTACGGCCATCCCCGGGGAGGAAGTCATCAAGATCGTGCAGCAGGTTGATGCCAAGCAGTCGGCGGAATCCCTCACGCGGTTTGCGACAACGCCGTCCGAGCAGCTTATTACCCGGGTGATCCAGATCGACAACGCCAATGCTCTTGAGCTGGTTCCGATCCTGCGCCCGCTGGTTGCGAAATACGGCCATTTGGCCGGTGTGGCAGCAGCGAACGCGCTTATAATCAGTGATCATTCGTCCAACATTCAGCGCATCGAGCAGATTGTCCGTGAGCTCGACAGCCCCTCCAAATATGAAGTGGAAGTTCTCCAGCTTAAGGAGGCCTGGGTGGGCGATATGGTTACCTTGTTACAGGAACTGGCACCGGACGAACTCGGCCGGACCGGTGGCGAAAACGCAGCGCGGAAATACAGTGTCACCGCCGACGAGCGTTCCAATCGTCTGATTCTCAGGGGTGATAAGACCTTTCGGGACAAGATGCGAGGTCTGATTCGCCAACTGGACCAGCCCTCGGCAACGGGTGGCGCCACAAAAGTAATCCGGCTCAAGCACGCGGATGCCAAAAATCTGACTGAGATTCTCAAGGGCGTCATGGGTGAGCTGGTGAAGGAAAGTGGCGGCGGGTCGGGCGCGGCCGGCGGCGGTGCCAAACCGAACAGTAATTTCGCGGTGTTTGCGGATGAGGGGCTGAATGCCCTGGTTGTGCGTGGCGAACCTTCACTGATGCAGGAAGCGGAAGAAATCGTTGCCCAGCTGGATGTCCGCCGGGCGCAGGTCCTGATTGAAGCGGCGATTGTGGAAATCAGTGATGAATTGGGAGAGGATCTTGGTGTTCAGTTGGCGGTAGGTGACGAATCGGGTCAGTCCACACCGGTTGCCGGAACCAATTTCGGAAACGTCGGGCGCAGTCTTGGAGAGGTACTGACCGCCATTCTTTCCGGTTCGGTTATTACACCTACAACGGGGGGCATCACCATTGGCGCGGGTCAGCGGAATGAAGACGGCATTACCTGGGGCGTGTTGCTGCAGGCGCTTTCAACTTCTGCGGCCGCGAACCTGTTGTCGACGCCCAGCATTATTACTCTGGATAACCAGGAGTCGGAAATCATCGTTGGTCAGAACGTTCCTTTCCGGACCGGACAATCCACCGTTACCGGGGATGGCACCACTAACCCGTTTACCACCATTGAACGCCGCGACATTGGCCTGACCCTGAAGGTGACCCCGACTATCAGTGCGGATGGCCTGGTGCGTCTGGTGGTTGAGCAGACAACCGAAAATGTGGCGGACAGCATTGAAAATGCGTCGGACATTGTGACCAACAAGCGCGAGATCAAGACCACTGTGCTGGCGGACGATGGCGAAACCATCGTGCTCGGTGGTTTGACCCGTGACGATTACCAGGTCAACAAGAGCAAGGTGCCGGTGCTGGGGGATATCCCGGTACTGGGCCGGCTGTTTTCCTCCGAATCCGAGCGCCGGGTAAAGCGGAACCTGTTGGTTTTCCTGCGCCCCAAAATCATGCTGGGCAAGGAAGAGGCGGTTGCGGTGACGACCGACAAGTTTAACAAGCTCTGGGATGTAAAGCTGGATGTTCGGAAAAAGCTGGGCCTGCCTGACTCAGAGCACCGCCCGGGTACCGAGGTGCTGTTCAGTCCGGGCAGTGGGCAATCGATCAAGTAG